In a genomic window of Halomonas denitrificans:
- a CDS encoding S9 family peptidase, whose amino-acid sequence MPLRTEFMLATAGLLALSTAVAADVDRRTANSGNVVLEDVPEIPAEIGEALTRYQNVRSASVAGWSADGESIYIETRFGEVSQLHRVDQPLGMRRQLTWFDEPVGQVARRPGSDQMAFTMDEGGSEFAQIFLFDPSTATHRMISDGESRNGGLQWSDDGRYLAFQSTRRNGRSNDIWLMDMESDGEPRMVLESPDGSWWGPVDFAPDNSKLLIVQYISANDSRIHVLDLESGERERIAGGGETMSRNLPSGFSADGESVFLATDAGSEFAQLARLDLDTGETTVLTADIPWSVAGVQLNHARDAGVFVTNEGGISRVYRFDPASGEYERIDSVPEGVVGGGVFSPDDSRIAMVVNNARSPSDVYVFDWASGERTRWTASEVGGLDPDGFVMPELIDYPTFDEVDGEARRIPAFVYRPDGEGPHPVIISIHGGPEGQARPTFSSTYQLWIDRVGAAVVVPNVRGSSGYGKSYLQLDNGFKREDSVRDIGALLDWIAEQPELDENRVAVYGGSYGGYMVLASAVHYSDRLKAAVDVVGISNFVTFLENTQDYRRDLRRVEYGDERDPEMRAHLEAISPLNNVEKIDVPMFVIQGENDPRVPVTEAEQIVAALREQGSPVWYMNALNEGHGYRKKENRDLYAEAVVLFLETYLLD is encoded by the coding sequence ATGCCCCTTCGAACCGAATTCATGCTGGCGACCGCCGGCCTGCTGGCGTTGTCGACGGCCGTCGCCGCCGACGTCGACCGCCGGACCGCCAATTCCGGAAACGTGGTGCTCGAGGACGTGCCGGAGATTCCGGCCGAGATCGGCGAAGCGCTGACGCGCTACCAGAACGTGCGCTCGGCCAGCGTTGCCGGCTGGAGCGCCGACGGCGAGTCGATCTACATCGAGACCCGCTTCGGCGAGGTCAGCCAGCTGCACCGGGTCGACCAGCCCCTGGGCATGCGCCGCCAGCTGACCTGGTTCGACGAACCGGTCGGCCAGGTCGCGCGGCGGCCGGGGTCGGACCAGATGGCTTTCACCATGGACGAAGGCGGCAGCGAGTTCGCGCAGATCTTCCTGTTCGATCCGTCGACGGCGACGCACCGCATGATCAGCGACGGCGAATCGCGCAACGGCGGGCTCCAGTGGTCCGACGACGGCCGCTACCTGGCCTTCCAGTCCACGCGCCGCAACGGCCGTTCGAACGATATCTGGTTGATGGACATGGAATCCGACGGCGAGCCGAGGATGGTGCTCGAGTCGCCGGACGGCAGCTGGTGGGGTCCGGTGGATTTCGCCCCGGACAACTCGAAGCTCCTGATCGTCCAGTACATCAGCGCCAACGATTCGCGCATCCACGTGCTCGACCTTGAATCGGGCGAGCGGGAGCGGATCGCCGGCGGCGGTGAAACGATGTCGCGCAACCTGCCGTCGGGTTTCTCGGCCGACGGCGAATCGGTGTTCCTGGCCACCGATGCCGGCAGCGAATTCGCCCAGCTCGCGCGCCTCGACCTGGACACCGGCGAGACCACCGTGCTGACCGCGGACATCCCGTGGTCCGTGGCCGGCGTGCAGCTGAACCATGCACGCGATGCGGGCGTGTTCGTCACCAACGAAGGCGGAATCAGCCGCGTCTATCGCTTCGATCCGGCCTCCGGCGAGTACGAACGCATCGACTCGGTGCCCGAGGGCGTGGTCGGCGGTGGCGTGTTCAGCCCCGACGATTCCCGGATCGCGATGGTGGTCAACAACGCCCGTTCGCCGAGCGACGTCTACGTCTTCGACTGGGCAAGCGGCGAGCGCACGCGCTGGACCGCCAGCGAAGTCGGGGGCCTGGACCCCGACGGCTTCGTCATGCCCGAACTCATCGACTACCCGACCTTCGACGAGGTCGACGGTGAAGCCCGCCGCATTCCGGCCTTCGTCTATCGTCCGGACGGCGAGGGGCCGCACCCGGTCATCATTTCCATCCACGGCGGCCCCGAAGGCCAGGCCCGCCCGACCTTCAGCTCGACCTACCAGCTGTGGATCGACCGCGTCGGTGCCGCGGTCGTGGTGCCGAACGTGCGCGGTTCGTCCGGCTACGGCAAGAGCTACCTGCAGCTCGACAACGGCTTCAAGCGCGAGGACTCGGTGCGCGACATCGGCGCCCTGCTGGACTGGATCGCCGAGCAGCCGGAGCTCGACGAGAACCGCGTCGCGGTCTACGGCGGCAGCTACGGCGGGTACATGGTGCTGGCCTCGGCGGTGCATTACAGCGACCGCCTGAAGGCCGCCGTCGACGTCGTCGGCATCTCCAACTTCGTGACGTTCCTGGAGAACACGCAGGACTACCGCCGCGACCTCCGCCGCGTCGAGTACGGCGACGAACGCGATCCGGAAATGCGGGCCCACCTCGAGGCCATCAGCCCGTTGAACAACGTCGAGAAGATCGACGTGCCGATGTTCGTCATCCAGGGCGAGAACGACCCCCGGGTGCCGGTCACCGAGGCCGAGCAGATCGTTGCCGCCTTGCGCGAGCAGGGCAGCCCCGTCTGGTACATGAACGCCCTGAACGAGGGACACGGCTACCGGAAGAAGGAGAACCGCGACCTGTACGCCGAGGCGGTGGTGCTGTTCCTGGAGACCTATCTGCTGGATTGA
- a CDS encoding slipin family protein yields MNIDVLSFAGVIGFLLILLLANTIKILREYERGVIFTLGRFDKVKGPGIILVIPIVQQMVRVDLRTVVMDVPTQDVISFDNVSVKVNAVVYYRVVDPEKAIINVERFMDATSQLAQTTLRSVLGKHELDEMLAERDKLNEDIQVILDRQTDGWGVKVTNVEIKHIDLDESMIRAIAKQAEAERQRRAKVIHAEGEQQAAQKLVEAAQKLAESPNAIQLRYLQTLGDIAGEKNSTVVFPVPIDTIKSLLGK; encoded by the coding sequence ATGAACATCGACGTCCTGAGCTTCGCCGGCGTGATCGGCTTTCTGCTGATCCTGCTGCTGGCCAACACGATCAAGATCCTGCGCGAGTACGAGCGCGGCGTGATCTTCACCCTCGGCCGCTTCGACAAGGTCAAGGGCCCCGGCATCATCCTGGTCATCCCGATCGTCCAGCAGATGGTGCGCGTCGACCTGCGTACGGTGGTCATGGACGTTCCGACCCAGGACGTGATCTCCTTCGACAACGTATCGGTCAAGGTCAACGCCGTGGTCTACTACCGCGTGGTCGATCCGGAGAAGGCCATCATCAACGTCGAACGCTTCATGGACGCGACCAGCCAGCTCGCCCAGACCACGCTCCGCTCCGTGCTCGGCAAGCACGAACTCGACGAGATGCTCGCCGAACGCGACAAGCTCAACGAGGACATCCAGGTCATCCTCGACCGACAGACCGACGGCTGGGGCGTCAAGGTGACCAACGTCGAGATCAAGCACATCGACCTCGACGAATCGATGATTCGCGCGATCGCCAAGCAGGCCGAGGCCGAACGCCAGCGGCGGGCCAAGGTCATCCATGCCGAAGGGGAACAGCAGGCCGCCCAGAAGCTCGTCGAAGCCGCACAGAAACTCGCCGAGAGCCCGAACGCCATCCAGCTACGCTACCTCCAGACCCTGGGTGACATCGCCGGCGAGAAGAACTCCACCGTCGTGTTTCCCGTACCGATCGATACGATCAAGAGCCTGCTGGGCAAGTAG
- a CDS encoding nodulation protein NfeD: MSKPSTRGFRRRLAAGGLLLAGLLLLAGAAAQDDETDRVLQLTVADAIGPATRDFIVRGIERGEEEDAALVVLKLDTPGGLDASMRDIISKILNADVPVATWVAPDGARAASAGTYILLASPVAAMAPATHLGAATPVPIGGTSPAPAGEDESSDDQAGANEDDPEANGSTAPDRQPADASGAKSLNDAIAYIRGLAERHGRNADWAEAAVRDAATLTAPAALEANVIDVISENVDELLTAIDGREVKLHDRSVTLRTQGLPVTDVEPDWRFELLSILTNPTLAYILLLVGVYGLLLEGYNPGALVPGVIGGISLLLALYAFQILPVNYAGLALMALGLALIAVELFVPSFGILGIGGLIAVVFGSVILFDEDIPGFAVNDGLIAGLAVSGAVLFGMIVWMARRALQRPRMTGRASLIDHTAEAIDDFDEGRGRVHVQGEDWFARSRDAVRRGQRVRIVGMKDEGFVLEVEADDPRTAGESKTP, encoded by the coding sequence ATGTCGAAGCCATCGACTCGGGGGTTTCGCCGACGCCTGGCCGCCGGCGGCCTGCTACTGGCCGGCCTGCTGCTGCTCGCGGGTGCCGCGGCGCAGGACGACGAGACCGACCGGGTCCTCCAGCTGACCGTCGCCGACGCGATCGGCCCGGCGACCCGCGACTTCATCGTCCGCGGGATCGAGCGCGGCGAGGAGGAGGACGCCGCCCTGGTCGTACTCAAGCTTGATACGCCCGGCGGGCTCGACGCCTCGATGCGGGACATCATCTCGAAGATCCTCAACGCCGACGTCCCGGTCGCGACCTGGGTGGCACCCGACGGCGCGCGCGCCGCCAGCGCCGGCACCTACATCCTCCTGGCCAGCCCGGTGGCGGCGATGGCGCCGGCCACCCACCTCGGCGCCGCCACCCCGGTGCCGATCGGTGGCACCTCGCCGGCGCCGGCAGGTGAAGACGAGTCAAGCGACGACCAGGCCGGCGCGAACGAAGATGACCCGGAAGCCAATGGGTCAACGGCGCCCGATCGACAACCGGCCGATGCCTCCGGCGCGAAATCACTCAACGACGCGATTGCCTATATTCGCGGCCTGGCCGAGCGGCACGGTCGCAACGCCGACTGGGCCGAGGCCGCGGTGCGCGACGCCGCCACGCTGACCGCCCCCGCAGCGCTGGAGGCCAACGTGATCGACGTGATTTCCGAGAACGTCGATGAGCTCCTCACGGCCATCGACGGCCGCGAGGTCAAACTCCACGACCGCAGCGTGACGCTCCGGACCCAGGGCCTTCCCGTGACCGACGTCGAGCCCGACTGGCGCTTCGAACTGCTGTCCATCCTCACCAACCCGACCCTGGCCTACATCCTCTTGCTGGTTGGCGTCTACGGACTGCTGCTCGAGGGCTACAACCCGGGCGCCCTGGTGCCCGGTGTCATCGGCGGCATCAGTCTGTTGCTGGCGCTCTACGCGTTCCAGATCCTGCCCGTGAACTACGCCGGCCTCGCGCTGATGGCCCTCGGCCTGGCATTGATTGCCGTGGAACTGTTCGTGCCGTCCTTCGGCATCCTTGGCATCGGCGGACTGATCGCCGTCGTGTTCGGCTCGGTGATCCTGTTCGACGAAGACATCCCCGGCTTCGCGGTCAACGACGGTCTGATCGCCGGCCTGGCCGTGTCCGGCGCCGTCCTGTTCGGCATGATCGTGTGGATGGCCCGGCGCGCGCTGCAGCGGCCCCGGATGACCGGGCGCGCATCCTTGATCGACCACACGGCCGAGGCGATCGACGATTTCGACGAAGGCCGCGGCCGCGTGCACGTCCAGGGCGAGGACTGGTTCGCCCGGTCCCGCGATGCCGTCCGGCGCGGACAGCGAGTACGAATCGTCGGCATGAAGGACGAAGGCTTCGTGCTCGAGGTCGAAGCCGACGACCCCCGGACAGCGGGCGAATCGAAAACGCCCTGA
- a CDS encoding SIMPL domain-containing protein (The SIMPL domain is named for its presence in mouse protein SIMPL (signalling molecule that associates with mouse pelle-like kinase). Bacterial member BP26, from Brucella, was shown to assemble into a channel-like structure, while YggE from E. coli has been associated with resistance to oxidative stress.), with product MTQERTTARERDWFGPLLLAIGLVLASLFLADAVRDFAVRDRFVEVKGLSEREVRADLAIWPITYSLSAETLEALRAGMDRTDESVVAYLKLNGFNDDEIRRNPPQVTDRWLNAYDNQRPAERYAAQRTLTLRTTKVEATRQAMDQAAELISQGVPLMPDWGNASQFLFTGLDDIKPEMIAEATADARRAADQFAEDSGSRVGAIRSARQGYFTITERDPTSPEDKLVRVVTTIDYMLDD from the coding sequence ATGACGCAGGAACGAACGACAGCCCGCGAACGCGATTGGTTCGGACCGCTGCTTCTGGCCATCGGGCTGGTGCTGGCCAGCCTGTTCCTGGCCGACGCGGTGCGCGACTTCGCGGTGCGCGATCGCTTCGTCGAGGTCAAGGGCCTGTCCGAGCGCGAGGTCCGAGCCGACCTGGCGATCTGGCCGATCACCTACTCGCTGTCCGCCGAGACACTGGAGGCATTGCGCGCCGGAATGGACAGGACCGACGAATCCGTGGTGGCCTACCTCAAGCTCAACGGATTCAATGACGACGAGATTCGCCGCAATCCGCCGCAGGTCACCGACCGCTGGCTGAACGCCTACGACAACCAGCGACCGGCCGAGCGCTATGCAGCGCAGCGAACGCTGACCCTGCGCACGACCAAGGTCGAGGCCACCCGCCAGGCCATGGACCAGGCCGCCGAGCTGATCAGCCAGGGCGTTCCCTTGATGCCCGACTGGGGCAATGCCTCGCAGTTCCTGTTCACCGGCCTGGACGACATCAAGCCGGAAATGATCGCCGAGGCCACCGCCGACGCGCGACGCGCCGCCGACCAGTTCGCCGAGGATTCGGGCAGCCGGGTCGGCGCGATCCGCTCGGCGCGCCAGGGCTATTTCACGATCACCGAACGCGACCCGACGTCGCCGGAAGACAAGCTGGTCCGCGTCGTGACGACGATCGACTACATGCTCGACGACTGA
- a CDS encoding NRDE family protein has product MCLIAFDWHPDRERPLVLVANRDEFHARPTRALHWWSGPTGPLAGRDEQAGGTWLAVRRDGRFAALTNVRDPAAPSGERSRGELVVEALVGDGDIETFVFDVHARRHDYGPFNLLVGSPERLWQVGSHSAPDRVTPGLHALSNQALDTPWPKSIRAVRRLEAALDGAPLDDAPLDDASLPIGTLLRLLDDRDPAADDELPETGVGLDLERLLSAPFIVGDRYGTRSSSALVLGRTARMAERVFDADGTRIGERAFS; this is encoded by the coding sequence ATGTGCCTGATCGCCTTCGACTGGCACCCCGACCGGGAGCGGCCCCTGGTGCTGGTCGCCAACCGCGACGAATTCCACGCCCGGCCGACCCGCGCCCTGCACTGGTGGAGCGGGCCGACGGGGCCGCTGGCCGGGCGCGACGAGCAGGCCGGCGGCACCTGGCTGGCGGTCCGCCGCGACGGGCGCTTCGCAGCGCTGACCAACGTGCGCGATCCGGCGGCACCGTCCGGAGAGCGCTCGCGCGGCGAGCTGGTCGTCGAGGCGCTGGTGGGCGACGGAGACATCGAGACGTTCGTCTTCGACGTGCACGCCCGGCGCCACGATTACGGTCCGTTCAACCTGCTGGTCGGAAGCCCCGAGCGGCTCTGGCAGGTCGGCAGCCATTCCGCGCCCGATCGCGTGACACCGGGTCTGCATGCCCTGTCGAACCAGGCGCTCGATACGCCGTGGCCGAAGTCGATCCGCGCGGTCCGCCGGCTCGAGGCGGCGCTGGACGGCGCCCCGCTGGACGATGCCCCGCTGGACGATGCCTCGCTGCCGATCGGGACCCTGCTGCGACTGCTCGACGACCGCGACCCGGCGGCCGACGACGAGCTGCCCGAAACGGGCGTGGGCCTGGACCTCGAGCGGCTCCTGTCGGCGCCGTTCATCGTCGGTGACCGCTACGGCACGCGTTCATCGTCGGCGCTGGTGCTGGGCAGGACCGCGCGGATGGCCGAACGGGTCTTCGATGCGGACGGGACGCGGATCGGCGAGCGCGCGTTCAGCTAG
- a CDS encoding alpha/beta hydrolase, whose translation MSEGQARGRVIFSHGLDSGPRANKIVALRPIADAGGWATEAVDDRDVNDDPVARIDRLVARIEADDRPTVLVGSSMGGFVSVMAAERVEVAGLFVMAPALYLEHRHPGAVTRERYSPKAGAIHVVHGWRDDVIPWSHGLKFAEQQKASIRLLDAGHRLESVIPELKRELEAFLGRVVSRGG comes from the coding sequence ATGAGCGAAGGGCAAGCGCGCGGTCGCGTGATCTTCAGCCATGGACTGGATTCGGGGCCCCGGGCGAACAAGATCGTCGCCCTGCGCCCGATTGCCGACGCCGGCGGCTGGGCCACCGAGGCGGTCGACGATCGCGACGTCAACGACGACCCCGTCGCGCGGATCGACCGGCTGGTAGCGCGGATCGAAGCCGACGATCGCCCGACCGTGCTGGTGGGCTCGTCGATGGGCGGCTTCGTTTCGGTGATGGCCGCCGAACGCGTGGAGGTCGCCGGCCTGTTCGTGATGGCGCCTGCGCTCTACCTCGAGCACCGCCATCCGGGAGCGGTGACCCGGGAGCGGTACAGCCCGAAGGCGGGCGCGATCCACGTGGTGCACGGCTGGCGAGACGATGTCATTCCCTGGTCGCACGGCCTGAAGTTCGCCGAGCAGCAGAAGGCCTCGATTCGCCTGCTGGATGCGGGTCACCGACTGGAGAGCGTGATCCCCGAATTGAAGCGGGAGCTCGAGGCATTTCTGGGAAGGGTGGTTTCTCGCGGCGGATGA
- a CDS encoding cold-shock protein yields MVTGTVKWFNDAKGFGFISQDNGGADVFVHFSAIQGSGFKSLAEGQKVEFELQDGPKGPQAANVNPV; encoded by the coding sequence ATGGTTACAGGAACCGTGAAGTGGTTCAACGACGCCAAGGGCTTCGGCTTTATCTCCCAGGACAACGGCGGCGCCGATGTGTTCGTGCATTTCAGCGCGATCCAGGGCTCCGGCTTCAAGTCGCTGGCTGAAGGTCAGAAGGTCGAATTCGAACTGCAGGATGGACCGAAGGGTCCGCAGGCCGCGAACGTCAACCCGGTCTGA
- a CDS encoding sulfotransferase, with protein sequence MNLFPSAVARAIRLWGSAMVSPFTEGRRLRGAVLLVLAWPLFAGLQLLHAIGFLLDDVFFRGWRRVDVERPVFVVGPPRSGTTHLHHVLSADERFTTFRTWECLFGLSVTARKLLRGAAAVDRAIGRPVGRLGGWIGRRWLADMDDVHPFALDAPEEDFLALMPVMQCFILVAVFPAAPWLWRIARLDEQPEAVRRAWARYYANCVRRHLHAAGPGARFLSKNASFTGSLETLLDKFPDAVLLGCSRDPIKTVPSQMSSLEPGLRAVGFPDMPDELRDRLADLLRFYYLHQADVAKRHPQRVALLDNHALRDRLAESVTDAFEQVGLEMTPQFAASLDEASRASRGFSSGHRYSLADYGLDEVSLRTMFEPVYARYRFGESARDGVLRNAEAAA encoded by the coding sequence ATGAACCTGTTTCCCTCCGCCGTGGCCCGGGCGATCCGCCTCTGGGGGTCGGCCATGGTCTCGCCGTTCACCGAGGGACGGCGGCTCCGGGGTGCCGTGCTGCTGGTCCTGGCCTGGCCGCTGTTCGCCGGTCTCCAGCTGCTGCATGCGATCGGGTTCCTGCTCGACGACGTGTTCTTCCGCGGCTGGCGGCGGGTCGACGTCGAGCGGCCGGTGTTCGTGGTCGGCCCGCCGCGCTCGGGCACCACGCACCTGCACCACGTGCTGTCGGCCGACGAACGCTTCACGACCTTCCGCACCTGGGAATGCCTGTTCGGCCTTTCGGTGACGGCGCGGAAGCTGCTGCGCGGCGCGGCGGCCGTCGACCGCGCGATCGGGCGCCCGGTCGGTCGCCTCGGCGGCTGGATCGGGCGTCGGTGGCTGGCCGACATGGACGACGTCCACCCCTTCGCGCTCGACGCGCCGGAAGAGGACTTCCTGGCCCTGATGCCGGTCATGCAGTGCTTCATCCTGGTCGCGGTCTTTCCCGCTGCACCGTGGCTGTGGCGCATCGCCCGGCTCGACGAGCAACCAGAAGCGGTGCGTCGGGCCTGGGCGCGCTACTACGCCAACTGCGTGCGGCGCCACCTCCACGCCGCCGGCCCCGGGGCGCGCTTCTTGTCCAAGAACGCCTCGTTCACGGGCAGCCTCGAGACCCTGCTCGACAAGTTTCCGGACGCGGTGCTGCTCGGCTGCTCCCGCGATCCGATCAAGACCGTGCCGTCGCAGATGAGCTCGCTGGAACCGGGCCTCCGGGCCGTCGGGTTTCCCGACATGCCCGACGAACTGCGCGACCGCCTCGCCGACCTGCTCCGGTTCTACTACCTGCACCAGGCCGACGTGGCGAAACGCCACCCGCAGCGCGTCGCGCTGCTGGACAACCACGCGCTGCGCGATCGCCTGGCCGAGTCCGTGACCGATGCGTTCGAGCAGGTAGGGCTGGAGATGACGCCGCAGTTCGCTGCGTCCCTGGACGAGGCGTCCCGCGCCTCGCGCGGCTTCAGCTCGGGTCACCGCTATTCGCTGGCCGACTACGGCCTCGACGAGGTCTCGTTGCGGACGATGTTCGAGCCGGTCTACGCGCGCTACCGTTTCGGTGAGTCGGCGCGCGACGGCGTGCTGCGCAACGCGGAGGCCGCGGCATGA
- a CDS encoding glycosyltransferase, whose translation MNGATEVRAAFVSDSEPERNGVGAYYADLIDQLADRRVDTRFVCPGRSGQKGFSFPLPGDATQRIYLPSPRRLWRALREFRPTVMVVATPGPYGLIASKWAHDKNIPLLIGFHTHYAGVTDLYGKSLLKYFSRGWFRFADRTLFRYGDRVLGNSEDMTELADRLGAKDTRRIGTLVPRAVLRTERRPLGDRFHRVLYAGRLAAEKRLHTVIDAARALPQIEFVMAGDGPLRAEVLRAASELDNLTATGWLTRSQLLEQMDAADALVLPSEVESFGTVALEAMARGRQAVVTSTCGIVDWPALADHLVVFDLDDELADVLKTLADEPVEARRERAEAGCRAAHALNERSLDDWVDLLRDPLGSDA comes from the coding sequence ATGAACGGGGCCACGGAAGTGCGTGCCGCCTTCGTCTCCGACTCCGAGCCCGAGCGCAACGGCGTCGGCGCCTACTACGCCGACCTGATCGACCAGCTTGCCGATCGCCGCGTGGACACCCGCTTCGTCTGCCCGGGACGCAGCGGTCAGAAGGGCTTCTCGTTCCCGCTGCCGGGCGATGCGACGCAACGGATCTACCTGCCGTCGCCGCGACGCTTGTGGAGGGCGCTTCGCGAGTTCCGGCCGACCGTGATGGTGGTCGCCACGCCGGGACCCTACGGCCTGATCGCGTCGAAGTGGGCGCACGACAAGAACATTCCGCTGCTGATCGGGTTCCACACCCACTACGCCGGCGTGACCGACCTCTACGGGAAATCGCTGCTGAAGTACTTCTCGCGCGGGTGGTTCCGCTTCGCCGACCGCACGCTGTTCCGCTACGGCGATCGCGTGCTGGGCAACTCGGAGGACATGACCGAACTCGCCGATCGTCTCGGCGCGAAGGACACGCGCCGGATCGGCACGCTCGTGCCGCGTGCGGTGCTCCGGACTGAACGCCGGCCCCTCGGCGACCGGTTCCATCGCGTGTTGTATGCCGGTCGCCTGGCCGCCGAGAAACGCCTGCACACGGTGATCGATGCGGCCCGGGCCCTGCCGCAGATCGAGTTCGTGATGGCCGGCGACGGGCCGCTGCGTGCCGAGGTCCTGCGGGCGGCATCCGAGCTCGACAACCTGACCGCCACCGGCTGGCTGACCCGCTCGCAGCTCCTCGAACAGATGGACGCCGCCGATGCGCTCGTGCTGCCGTCGGAGGTCGAGTCCTTCGGCACGGTCGCCCTCGAAGCGATGGCGCGGGGACGACAGGCGGTCGTTACCTCGACCTGCGGCATCGTCGACTGGCCCGCGCTGGCCGACCACCTGGTGGTCTTCGACCTGGACGACGAACTCGCCGACGTGCTGAAGACGCTGGCCGACGAGCCCGTCGAGGCGCGTCGCGAGCGCGCCGAGGCCGGATGCCGGGCCGCACACGCGTTGAACGAGCGCAGCCTCGACGACTGGGTCGACCTGCTCCGTGACCCGCTCGGATCGGACGCCTGA
- a CDS encoding polysaccharide deacetylase family protein produces MKLLVSIHDVMPETIDRVRRIFDRLIDARMQPVTLLVVPGRDWSSAAIDELRTMVSHGAELAGHGWTHKVERINGVKHALHSALISRRAGEHLALSRIGILRLMLKNRAWFETQGLPAPRLYVPPAWAMGPVPRTLLRRLPFDVYETTGGVYDATADRFLRLPMAGFETDTAFRAAVVRPFNALNRFWARRSGRPLRLGIHPDDFELRLADDLEAMIAAGGECLSYRELA; encoded by the coding sequence ATGAAGCTCCTGGTGTCGATCCACGACGTGATGCCCGAAACGATCGACCGGGTTCGCCGCATCTTCGATCGGCTGATCGACGCGCGCATGCAGCCCGTCACGCTGCTGGTCGTGCCCGGCCGCGACTGGTCGTCGGCGGCAATCGACGAGCTTCGCACCATGGTCTCGCACGGCGCCGAACTCGCCGGCCACGGCTGGACGCACAAGGTCGAGCGCATCAACGGCGTGAAGCACGCGCTGCACAGCGCGCTGATCTCGCGCCGTGCCGGTGAGCACCTGGCCCTGTCGCGCATCGGGATTCTTCGATTGATGCTGAAGAACCGGGCCTGGTTCGAGACGCAGGGCCTCCCGGCTCCAAGGCTCTACGTGCCGCCCGCCTGGGCCATGGGCCCGGTGCCCCGGACCTTGCTGCGTCGCCTGCCGTTCGATGTCTACGAGACCACCGGCGGCGTCTATGACGCGACGGCCGACCGTTTCCTCCGCCTGCCGATGGCCGGCTTCGAGACCGACACCGCCTTCCGCGCCGCCGTCGTCCGCCCGTTCAACGCCCTCAACCGGTTCTGGGCCCGCCGCTCGGGCCGACCGCTGCGCCTCGGAATCCACCCCGACGACTTCGAGCTCCGTCTGGCCGACGACCTCGAGGCCATGATCGCCGCCGGCGGCGAGTGCCTGAGCTATCGCGAACTGGCTTGA